The Dasypus novemcinctus isolate mDasNov1 chromosome 13, mDasNov1.1.hap2, whole genome shotgun sequence genome segment tggaggaatgggaacactcatccactgctggtgggaatgcagaaggatccagccattctggaggacagtttggtggtttctcaaaaagttagctatagatttgccatatgatccagcaattctactgctgagtatatacccagaagaattgaaaataaggacacaaaccgatatatgcacaccaatgtttatagcggcattattcactattgccaagagttggaatcaactccaatgtccatcaacagatgaatggataaataaaatgtggtatatacatacaatggaatactactcagctataagaaggaatacagtacaaacacatgtaataacatggatgaatcttgagtaccttatgttgagtgaagcaaaccaggcattgaaagacaaatactacatgacctctctgatattaaacaagcaaaccaagctgtctcagaaagctagagactggaagataggcttaaaggaatttgggggggagaggaaggttgtgagctgatgcctacatgggtgaagtctatgataagctggaggtaagtatttgtacagggaggggataagatgggggcatagggatacctttgggtggggttttgtgggcttgagaggggctagggttgggaggatgggtcagatgacccaaggaattggggggaggaacACTTGaaatatgggagactgtcaggtatattgttgaaactataatgtttcagaaaatatgataaggaaggattacatatttaaggtgcttaaggggaggCATttggtacaggggcaggcttctagggagtgtgtaagggctcattttgtcataatgtgttatatcattgggtggaaacccctaaaatgagtgtgaaggtgtaccgcTATCCTGGGgaagacctgatgttctcaagcagagggaattgtgtctctcgagagaatcggGGGCTCCCAATCGTTTAGGGCAGTccagtatatcaagccctcagcattgttgcaagttatCTGTAAATTTGGTCCCTCAAATAGTGAAGATTGTCACTGTAGgcgctgtggggagggggagagaagtaaagaatagatggaagcagggtaactggggggcaatggaagtgctccacaagatcatgtaatgatcgatataggacatgttaacttacaccaaaagtgtatcaaggtctataagctaaaatgtaaaccataacgtaaaacataaggaaactaaaaatttttaaatgtgtacagtctaaaatataaaccataacgtaaaccaaaatagaaccatgtttgatagctatatttcaaaatctgcacatcacctgcagcaaacataacatgaacatgtaaaaaatcattgctggggaaaggggaaaagggtttgatattgggtatatgggagtcctctatattgtatgtgtgaattactgtgacctgaaacattttttaagacaaaattaaaatttagggaaaaaaaaagaaagaaaggatgtagacactgaggaagaaatgaaagaaagtgccttgccactgtacatacagggcaacacctattacagtgatgaaaggcaaaatgttaaaaacaaagctttataacatttttcattttttaaatacaccaacttatttttattttcttttagtatttaaattagtatgtattctatttctaaactttaaacccatcactatatttcaatttcctattaattgactTTGGCATTATAATAGGCTTCATTGTTGAGGAAGTTTTGAACCACAGTGAGGTTCAACCAagacaggggaggaacactggtgtggggtgttattgatgaggggcacatgggtgggggggagttctccagggcatgtatataggggacataaaaatgttctggtatatgttgggtattttcatagtagttacagttacaaatggcaactgagggagtgctgagttcctacccaggggagctctgcatttattccccaatggaacagcaataatcccccaagtgcaatggcaaagaacaacaaggaaggatggtccagtaatgagaccttgatactgatgactatgcttataagcctgtgtgcctgaaatatgaactaggcctagagctgcagggtgcctaagagttacctcctgagagcctccatgttgctcaaatgtggtcactctctaaaccaaactcagcttataaatgcattatcttccccccagtgtgggacatgactcctggggatgagcctccctggtactgagggattactaccaatcacaagctggtgatgcaactagaaagagaccttgaataaaagggtcaactcagacctgcctgaagaatatctcagcctacatgtagtatcatgtattaaaaactgctctttgaccttgataaaagggggagatggcaaagacaaatgagtttatatggctaagaggcttccaaaaagagtcaggaggtcatcagaggggtcgcacttatgcacacctcagcaggaccccagaaaaagccaaaatagatacaaacctaggtactggttctcctgaaggctatggagatccacagggtatataatcatggcagatggatttggagctctgtgccatgtcagaggaatttgtgctcctgagtgtgatggagctggactcaggtgtgacttttctacacatgcctcttctgtcacttttactgtacctgtggttggcgctagggatcgtccatactcaggagacttgtatctctggactgcccatatgccagctgggccctgagcctcagcagaattgcaactcctactctctggttcattggacttacccaggtcagctaacaggggagtgaagatggtcaaccaccacaacagggaaccaagagtgcctacaactgtaagcaaaggaattgcatccatcatccatgtggaatctaagtcccctcttgatctagaggtggaggggacctTGCTATCCCAAGGTCCaatgaatggaggaataaaatatggactagagtggacttactgatattctactataaaaatattgtgacgagtaatagaagaaattttatcactgaggtggagaaagtggccacagtagttgctgagggcagggagagggtagaagagatgtgatgtgggggcatttttgggattttgagttgtccttaatgatattgcagggtcagatgctggactttatatatcctgacataacccactgaatgtactgggggagagtgcaaactacaggataaactattatctgtgtagtgcagcagtaccccaaaatgtgttcactgagtgcgatgagggtgccccaatgatgagggaggttgttggtgtgggaggagtggggtgggggtggcgggtaAACAGGAATCTCTTACAGTTTttagtgtaacagttttttttgtgatgtatatatcttcaaaaaaatacaatttacacaAATGATGTggtgaggagtggggagtgggttatatgggaacctcttatgttttttgtttttttatgttttttaatgtaacataccTTGtgttctattaatttaaaaatttaaaaatatatataggaaaaaataattagctttactgtaaaagtgtggaaatgaatagagtggatggtaacacacagctagtttataaatggggatatggctgaaaatggtagtctgggtatgtaaataccaattaacagaatgctagagaatattctaagaacagaatagcacagtaaaccaagaggtgaatgagaattgtggttgatggtacagatgcaagagtgtcctttgttagctagagcaaacatacatcactattgcagggtgatgggaatgtggagaagcacaggaaagatacaactggagtgacctatggactgtggttagcagtaataataaaatattcttgcatctatgccaaagatgtactgtgttgataatggggcattatggaaaatgtgtgccaaatgtacactatggagatggtaacaatcagatattatttgcaacaaatgttccaccacagtgtggtgtgttgctagaggggtgttatttgggaattctgcacatatgcatgattgttttataaatttacaacttctgtcataaaaaaatacatttaaaaaataataatagggtgggttgggggaaaaatacaccaaatataagataaggactacaattagtagtaagattttgacattatttcttaatttttaacagacagttcatgacaatgcaaggtgttggtggagggttgatatatgggacacctgtgtgatgttatgcatatttgctttgtaagtatgcaacttttactatatacttgtttatgatgttcatatataaatgatataagataataataataggaagggttgtgggaaaatactttggttagaaggaatattttgacaatgctctttaattattagttaaaaaggtttaacaacaatgcaaggtattagtggtagggtgaggtgtgagaatcctgtatgttatatatgtctgttttgtaagtttatgaCTATTACTGTATACtcattgtttatgaatgtttatatatgagtgatttacttcaataaattaaaaatatttatatattattttaaaataatgcacaaaaaaggaaaaagataaatgggCTAATTCTGggttgttaaaaatgttttatatctcCATGGGGAGTAGTTACATGTAtgtacacatgaaaaaattcacTGAGCTGTAAACATAAGATCTGTGCATTTTACCAAGTGTGTAAATTATTCCTcaataaaaaggttttaaaagtgGACTTAAACTCCAGTAGGAGTTTAGACTTCAGCAATGACTTTTTAACAAGACGGACTTTAGAGACAGTGAGTTTCCACTCAGGGAGGATAAAGGTCTCCCTTCTTCTGAGaactttaatttttgttttgttttgttttttaaagacttatttatttatttctctcccctcccccgccccagttgtctgttctctgtgtccatttgctgcgtgtttttgtcctcttctgttgtcagcggcacaggaatctgtgtttctgcgccattcctgggctggctgcactttctttcgcgctgggcggctctccttacggggcgcactccttgcacgtggggctcccctactcggggacacccctgcgtggcgcggcactccttgcgcgcatcagcactgcgcatgggccagttccacacgggtcaaggaggcccggggtttgaactgtggacctcccatgtggtagggggacgccctaaccactgggccaagtccacttcccgagaaCTTTAAAGTAAGAAGATTATCCATCTGTACTGATGAAGGAGGTGGAGAACTAGGGAACAAATAAGATGACTTCTCCTTTGGAGAGCGTTCCAAAGTCCCTCCAGCCTCAGAAATGCCTGGGTCCCTCCCCAGGTCAGAAAAATGCTCCTTGCTCTCTCATCGCCACCTCTTCTCTTGCAACACCAGCCGCTCTCCGCAGATCCCAGCCGTCCCCTCAGACAAAATCTCTTCAGAGCCTGGTAGCGTTGAGTATTTGGCATACTGTTGTTTCTCACCATCCAATCTCTACCCTCtacccattctcttctccttgggAATCTCAAGTCCTGTTCTGAGCCCGCCCTCCACCCAGGCCCTTTTTCCGGTAGGGCGTGCCAGCCGGTCCTGCATCCCACATCCCCAGCTGTTGACATTTCGTTGCCATTGCCCATGGGATAAAGAAAGGGGCCCTGTTGTTCAACAATAGGGGAAAAGACGGAGACAATGGGAAATTGTGCTTCCGATGGGGTGGGTTgggacagagaaagaaaggacaGACAGGCGACAGACAGGGGGGCTGGGCAGAAGGAGTCAGGTTTCGTGAAGCAGCTGGAAGTCCTGGATGTCTGACACCCACCTTGAGAGCCTGTTCCCACAGGTGATGCGCACGCAGGCACCGGAAAGCAGAGGTGAGGACTGTGTGCGTGCGGGGGGTGGTGTGGggggtggcagtggtggtggtgtttAGATGAGGTCCACATGGACCTGCAGAGGCAGCTGGAGCTTGACGGCTATGGATCTTTGGCCTCCTTTGTAGTTCATCCCCATTCGTCCAACgccctcccacccacccatcaACCCACCCCTTGTCTGGTCCAAGAGCATCTCAGAAGCAGCTAGGCACCACACTTTCCGCACTCTCCCAGGTAACCTTCCCGGGATTGCTTCCTTTACTCCACCGCCCTTCATGGGTCCCCACCCACAGCATATTTTCCTGGTGCCAAGACAGCGAGCTCCACAGACAGTACCCAGTCAGTGTCTCGGCTTAGTGGAGGATGGGGGTGCCGGGGCAGGTCTTGGCACCTCGGCTTCTTCTTTGAGCTCAGGGCAGGAGCCTTTTCCCCGAGGTGAAAAAGGAGCTCTGAGGTACTTGGACCTCCCAGGAGCTCGGGCAATACCTTCAGCCGGAACCCCTTCCTCAAGCAGGACCAAAAAGCTGCTAATCATTGCTCTGTCTCTGTGAAGAGACCATCTCTAATGGGTAGGCAATGGAGCTACTGGCCACTGATATTCTGTAAAGGGTACAAAGATGACATGCGTGCACCTGCTCTGAAATACAGAAATACAGATGAGCAATTCAGAGCTTGAGCCTCACTGtcagacctggattcaaatcccagcaaCCCCTACTCTTctgaccagctgtgtgacctcactCAAGTTTCTTATGATTTGTGCGCCTTTGTTTCATCCTTTATCAAATGGGATTCGTGGTAGTTCCTATCTGATAGGACTTTTGAAAACAGATAGAAAAGTGCTTAGAGCagcattagacatgttaaattagaaatgtttgtTATTGCTAGCTGTGGCTATCACTGGCCTCTCAATCAATTTCCCAGTCCCCATGAACATTCTTATTTACCAGGTTCTCCTGTAAAGGAGAAGTGGTTCTCTGGGCCATGTCCCTGTTCcacatattttcacttttagccaCTGGGAACTTCCTCCTCTCTAACCCCCTCTTCTCCTATTACAAGCTCATCTTTGGCCCTCATTTGGAGGATGATGGAGCTCAGCTCCCCATACCCCATCTCTTCGTCCCAGAGGTCCTTAGTAGGAGCTCTTCATttaaacacacacatttatttagCGCCTGCAGTGTGCCATAATCTATGCTAGGAGTTGGAGATAAGTAACACATACATAGCACTTACTATGTAGCAAGTACTATttcaagcatttttttcatgtattaacTCATCGAATCCACACAACTACCCAGTGAAATAAATTTActattattatccacattttactgatgaggacactgaggcagaGAGAAGTCAGCAACTTGTTCAAGGTCATGCAATTAGGAAGTGGAGGAGTTAGacttgaaaaatgaataaagaaattatgaaaacTAGGTCAAGAGGTTTCGGTCCAGTTGAAAAAAAGAGCCAAggtgattaaaaaatatatacaaaaatgaggagggaaaaaaagaactacCAAAATAGACAACTGCAATTGAAACAGTGCTTTGCAGTGACTGGAAAACTTCATTGATGTAGTCTATCTTTGGGGCAGTCAATCTGAATTAATAAAAAGTAcaaagtatattttaataataaaaatatgtattattttcaaattcacaCTGTAAACTTAGTAGCTAATAAAAGCActtctgggtggggagggggcggagggAGTCCCTAGTCCAGTCCAGTAGGAGAGCCAGAGTAGATCACAGAGCCCTACAGTGTGGCCCCTGGGGACTCGACCAAGTTTTCCTGGAGGAGCTGAGGTCTAACCTGATGCTTAGGAAAAGGGGAGGGCAACCTTGAACTGTTTGGGAACTGCCTGAAGTCCACCATGTATGGAGCTCAGAGTAGGGGGTACTGGTGGGGAGAGGCAAAGGGGGCGGGGTTGGGGGTGGAGATGAATTAATTTGGAGGTGCAGACAGGCTGGAGAAGAGGGAGCCCTGGAGGCCTGGAAGCCCGGGTTAGAAGGGTTTCAACCTCAGGGCAGTAGGAGAGAGACAAGATGATCAGTCActctggcttcattcaggatggaGAACAGGTGTTGGGAGAGGGTAGAAATCAGAGCTGGCAAACCAGACTGCAGGACTAGGGAAGCAGCAATTGTGAGGAGGGGAGAGATGTTGAATCAGGACCGACTGATGTGAGAAGAAAAGGAGAGCCCCAGGAGGCTGCAGGAGTTCTTAGTGCCTCCCTCCCCATCACCTGCCTTTAGCCACCAACATGggcccctttccctgccctcctggCTGCCACCTGCACAGTGCGCTCTGAGACATCCCCCGTGGGCGACCCCCAGCCCAGCTCCTGCCCTTTCCCTCTGCACACGGATGCCCACCTTTGTGTCTCAGACAGTGCTGGGCTGAGTTTCCATCATGCCAGGCCGGCTCACCCACCCTACACTCTGTTGCTTCCTTCTCCCTTGGACCTTCACCATCTTCCATAGTGCTCTGGGAGACCCAGGTAAGATCCTAGCCCAGAATCTGAGGAACACTGGGGTAGAGGCTCAAGGGCTGGAGAAAATGGAAAGGGCAGCTGTTGGGGGGTACCTGGGTGGGCAATGGACGGAAGTGCTGGGGGAGCCTAGAGGAAGCATTGGGGGACAGGGTCTGGGATGGGAATTCCTGCCACTGCGGCCCCTCTGCTCAGCACCCCACTACCTCCTGCCCCCCATCCACGAGGTCGTTCACTCTCAACGTGGGGCCACCGCCACGCTGCCCTGCGTCCTGGGCACGGCGCCTCCCAGCTATAAGGTGCGCTGGAGCAAGGTGGAGCCCGGAGAGGTCCGAGAAACGCCGATCCTCATCACCAACGGACTCCACGCCCGGGGCTACGGGCCCCTGGGGGAGCGCGCCAGGATGCGGAAGGGACATCGGCTGGACGCCTCCCTGGTCATCGCCGGCGTGCGCCTGGAGGACGAGGGCCGGTACCGCTGCGAGCTCATCAACGGCATCGAGGACGAGAGCGTGGCACTAACGCTGCGCCTGGAGGGTGAGCCCTTCCGCCCGCGGCCAGCACCCCTCCCGCTGGGTTCGCGCAGCCTCGCCTCGGGGCTCCTCCCGCCCCATCTCCCCTACCCGCTCCCGAGCCCACCAGGGCCGCACTCCTAGGCTGCCCCCCGTCCgcgccaccctccccccccccaggtgtGGTGTTCCCGTACCAGCCCAGCCGGGGCCGGTACCAGTTCAATTACTACGAGGCGAAGCAGGCGTGCGAGGAGCAGGACGGACGCCTGGCCACCTACGCCCAGCTGTACCAGGGTGAGCCGAGGAGCCCGCGCACCGCCCAGCGCCCCTCCGGGCCGGCCCGGGGCCGCAGCGGGGGAGCGGGGCGGCTCGGGGCCTGGCTGCGGCCTGCGGGGCCGCTCATCCCGCCCCCGCCGTGTCCCGCCAGCGTGGACCGAGGGCCTGGACTGGTGTAACGCGGGCTGGCTGCTCGAGGGCTCGGTGCGCTACCCCGTGCTCACGGCGCGCGCTCCGTGCGGAGGCCGCGGTCGGCCCGGGATCCGCAGCTACGGGCCCCGCGACCGGAAGCGCGATCGCTACGACGCCTTCTGCTTCACCTCGGCTCTGGCGGGTGAGGGGCGAGGCGAGGGCCCCCTGGCGCCCGGAGGGAGCGAGGCCCGGCGGGCTGtggaggggcggggcgggcagggagtcggggcgggggccggggctggggaggggaaaaGTGGCGCAAAGAAGGATCGAGATCGGGGGCGGGTCCGCGGCgtcccccaggccccgccccccgggGCCCCGCCCGCGCAGGCTCCAGCCGGTCTCTCCCCGAGCTGCAGCGCACCCAAGCGCCGGGGTTCTCCCGCTCCACCTGCTCCAAGCCCGGTCCCGCCCCTCCACCTCCCGATCCCGGACTCGGCTCCCGAAGGGTCCGAATCCCCGCCGCACCCCGGCCTGCTCTCGGCCAGTCGGGGACCGGCCGCTGTCCCCAGGCCAGGTGTTCTTCGTGCCCGGGCGGCTGACGCTGTCTGAAGCCCACGCGGCGTGCCGGCGGCGCGGGGCCGTGGTGGCCAAGGTCGGGCACCTCTACGCCGCCTGGAAGTTTTCGGCGCTGGACCAGTGCGACGGCGGCTGGCTGGCGGACGGCAGCGTGCGCTTCCCCATCACCGCGCCGCGGCCGCGCTGCGGGGGCCTCCCGGATCCCGGGGTGCGCAGCTTCGGCTTCCCCAGCCCGCAGCAGGCGGCCTACGGCTCCTACTGCTACGCCGAGAAGTAGGGGCCCAGCGCACCCCCTCCGGCCGCGCGCGACAAAACCCGGGGGTCGGGGCGGGGTCTCTCGCCGCCCCTTTCCCGCCCGCTTCCTCTCGCGCCAGACGAGGAGCGGCCGCTCCGGACTCGCCTCCCGGCCCCCGGCTGCGCGCCGCGGGCCCCCGCTGGCCGGGCGGCGGGGAGCGGAGGTGCTGGCGCCCCTGGCGGTGGGGTGCGGAGACCCGCCTCGGAATCACGGATCGCGGCCGGGCGGCTGTTCCTGTGCCTGGTGCAGAGGACACAGCCCCCAAGGAGGACCGGAGGGCGCAGAGAGGCATTAATTGATCTCTGTGTACAGCAATAAAATAACTCGGAGACCTTGTGTGTTGGGCAGAGCTCTAAGAGCGGCGAGGCGGAGGGGTTGGGGCGCAGACCCTGGACTTGGCGCCTAAGAAGAGTGTAAGAGGAGGGGTCTCAGCTCCTGCTGGGTGAGCTAGCGGGAGACAGAGGAGTGAGAGGAAAGGGCAACAAAAGGCCGAAGGGGACAGAGTTTGCGACTCTGAGGAAGAGGCACCTGCAATCCTGTGGGCGACGTGGCCGGGTGAACTCAGGATGTTGTTGCACCAGGCGCCACGCGGGGGCGCCGCGCACCCACGGATTACTCTGGTTCAACTCCGCCAGGGGCGCTTGACATCGCCAGGCCTACCCTGTGCGCCCCGCGGAACGAGTGTAAGATGAACGCAAACACAAGTTATACCGTTGTTACAATTGAGGGGAGATTCTAAGTCCTGTGGAAAGAGAAGGCACACAAATGGGAACACGTCAGGGCTAACGCTTGTGATGGGAGAGGTTGGTTTCAGGTTCACCACCTTTGCCGCCAAGGCAAAAGGAAAACTGGACCAGGAGCATCCTTAACATCTGGCTGAAGGAACCGTAATTCAAAAAACAAACTGCtgttaattcatttttcttttcttttttttaaatgaaatagactttattatcttttttaaaaagatacatagatcacacaaaatcatTTTCCTTTACAATATCTGTTTTTTATTGTTCAAGCAATCTAAATATGCTACAAAAAGCCTGGACTAGAGAAGAGTAATGagggagtggttgtggctcaagcggttcagcgcctgcttcccatgtgggaggtcccaggtcgtccctgttgccttttttttttttttaagatttatctatttatttatttctctccccttctccccccctccccaggtgtctgttctctgtgtctatttgctgtgtgttttttgtccgcttctattgttgtcagcagctcgggaatctgttccttttttttcctggtgcatcatcttgctgtgtcagctcaccgtgtgtgcagcgccattcttgggcaggctgcattttccttcacgctgggtggctccttTTACGGGGTGCATttcttgcccatggggctcccctacgcgggggaaacccctgcgtggcacggcactccttgcgcgcatcaccactgtgcatgggccagctccacgcgggtcaaggaggccaggggtttgaaccgcggacctcccatgtggtagacggctgccctaaccactgggccaagtctgtctcCCCCGTTGCCTcttaacaacaaacaaaaaaacccaagtcaagggagctgatgtggctcagtggttgggcgggggcttcccacataccaggtcccagattcaatgcCCCACCCCTGAAccttgaaaaagaaagagagaaaagaagtaatGAGTGGGACAGCACATGTGAACACTTTAACAGCACTTGATGTGTGTTGTAAAATTGTTTACCAAGAGGGTTCTTGGTATACTGGCTAAAAAAATCCATCCCATGGAACTTTATAAAGGGACAGGGAATGAGAGAGTGAACAGCATCTTCATTAACCATCATAAAACAAGTGAAATATTTGTAGCAGTTCCTAGCCTTGTGTTTTCTCATCTGGGTAATGGGATAATGTCCGGCTCCCAATCTTGTGGTAGGATTAGTTGAGACAGTGTGTGTGCTGGATAGTAGTGCACTGCCGACACATAGCAGGAAATCAGAAAGCGGTACCTATAATAATTATTGTTGTAACTATGTAATTAAGCCTTTATTATTCAGGCTCTTACTAAGCAACCTGTAGGATTGCTTGCTGTATGGCACTGTTTACAGCACTGTTTAGCCAAGATAAGCTCGATTTTGCTGTGATAATAAACAATCCCAAGTCTCAGTGGTTTAAAACAgcaaaggtttatttctcactcCATCTACGTGTGCATCTGGGTCAGCAAGGGTGCTCTTCTCATTTCAGTCGGGACCCAGGCTAATAGAGCAGCCACAAGCTCAGATGCCCTTAATCACCACACTAgaaggaaaaaatttaatgagagcCTTCTGAAGGGTCTTGTTCAGGCAATTAATTGCTCGGGATTGGTACTGAAACCTGTTCTGCGTTCACAACTCCTACCACCTGACTAATCGAATGGCCCCACCCTACCACAAGGGGGCAGCAAAGTGCAGTCCGTTGGTCTAGAAGTAGGATTACTGGAAATACTTGATGAACAGCACCAAGAAACACAGTCCTCTACCCGCCCATCTGCCCCCTTTTTGGGCTTTCTAAGTTCTGACTTGTTATGAAGTTAGACCTCCAGAAAGTCAAGACTCTGGGCCCCAGCAGTTAAGTAGGCAGAAAGATGTCTTCAGTATAAGGGCTCTGGGCTTTGCCAACCGTATAAGAAATGGccttggggagctgatgtagttcaagtagttgagcacctgctgcccatgcacagggtcctggg includes the following:
- the HAPLN2 gene encoding hyaluronan and proteoglycan link protein 2 isoform X1, whose protein sequence is MPGRLTHPTLCCFLLPWTFTIFHSALGDPGKILAQNLRNTGVEAQGLEKMERAAVGGYLGGQWTEVLGEPRGSIGGQGLGWEFLPLRPLCSAPHYLLPPIHEVVHSQRGATATLPCVLGTAPPSYKVRWSKVEPGEVRETPILITNGLHARGYGPLGERARMRKGHRLDASLVIAGVRLEDEGRYRCELINGIEDESVALTLRLEGVVFPYQPSRGRYQFNYYEAKQACEEQDGRLATYAQLYQAWTEGLDWCNAGWLLEGSVRYPVLTARAPCGGRGRPGIRSYGPRDRKRDRYDAFCFTSALAGQVFFVPGRLTLSEAHAACRRRGAVVAKVGHLYAAWKFSALDQCDGGWLADGSVRFPITAPRPRCGGLPDPGVRSFGFPSPQQAAYGSYCYAEK
- the HAPLN2 gene encoding hyaluronan and proteoglycan link protein 2 isoform X2, producing the protein MPGRLTHPTLCCFLLPWTFTIFHSALGDPAPHYLLPPIHEVVHSQRGATATLPCVLGTAPPSYKVRWSKVEPGEVRETPILITNGLHARGYGPLGERARMRKGHRLDASLVIAGVRLEDEGRYRCELINGIEDESVALTLRLEGVVFPYQPSRGRYQFNYYEAKQACEEQDGRLATYAQLYQAWTEGLDWCNAGWLLEGSVRYPVLTARAPCGGRGRPGIRSYGPRDRKRDRYDAFCFTSALAGQVFFVPGRLTLSEAHAACRRRGAVVAKVGHLYAAWKFSALDQCDGGWLADGSVRFPITAPRPRCGGLPDPGVRSFGFPSPQQAAYGSYCYAEK